The stretch of DNA GATGACGGGTTTCTAtcttttttcaaatatttatttagaaCACTTAATCTTATGGGATTGGGACACTAAGCGAACAGAATTAAATTTTAGTCAAATTTAACACGGAATTCTTAAAACAATGGATCGCTAAGATATCATCtcaatttgattttttaaattatttttccatAATATAAAATCCAAATGAGGTTGACAGCCAACGAAAAAAGTTAGGCAGATGGATGGAAGATTAGGAAATGTTATGAAATAGTGGTCCAACCTTAAAATAACTTGTTAGAAATTAATGACATATTATTAGATAATTGacaatataatatttttcttagccACAATAATGGGTGCTACTAGATCGTTTGTGAAACGATTTCAGATATTTATATTTACGAATTGACTTAATCTATTTGTAATGAAAAAatgtttttgatataaaaaataatactatttCCCGAGTTAATGAGTCACAAATCGTTTCAAAAAATCGAACCATTAAACGGTCTTATATGATTATTTTGTgatgaatttatatattttatttatctgTTCTCGGCTGATTATGGTTTTAAGAATATATTTACGTATCATGTTGACACCATACAAGtaaatgtatattttttttatctacaTAATCtatgatttataaatttttatatttgtaaATTATATAACTTGTAAAAATTATGTATTcagtaattttttaaaaattatacatCGGTACTGTTTgacattttttataaaataaatataaattaaatatatattttttatctatCATATTTTATGAACCAAGCGGTGTTCctattgtcatattttgtttCTCCTCTGAAATCAATGCATATTTTTATAGGACTACGTTATATGAAAAgtctaaaaatcataaaatctcctAAAAAATATCAATAGGTTAATGGTTAatttatatatgatttttttaaaaaaaatagtaccTAAATTTCTATTAATTTTATCTCGGgtgttttttaaattattttttagcgAGAATGATGATGCAATTAACCCAAATTTTATATATCCCTTcatgtatatatacatatataatttaaaattatacacaaatttttaataaaatattattataaaaaatcaaAACCTACCCCATTCATTGATAAAGACATAGAATACAATATATTTTCTCTTTAATCGACCACCCACTCTGTAATCAGTTATCGATCAACATTATTTTCATAAACAAacgttaaaaaaatttatatcagATCATCTCAGTGATTAATTTTGTGTGACGGATATATTATTCGagtcattttataaaaaatattattttctaccaaaattattatatgcactCCAAATATGGATTAAGTCGATATGTCTCACATCTATAGATCCATGATACTATCTCGCATGGTACTTACTcacaagagtaggtctcttgtgagacgatctcacgaatttttatctgtgagacaggtcaatcctaccgatattcacaataaaaagtgatactcttagcataaaaaacaatatttttttatggatgacccaaataagagatctgtctcacaaaatacgattcgtaAATTTTTGTCTACTCACAAATATTATACATCACAACTTTGACCTTGTAGATGGAAGAAAGAACGAAAAAGAATCTCCAATGGATATTAAAAGATAtgaaatcatttttatttatgtCAAATGAATTATTGTTGTCATATAACAAATTAAATGAGATTGGTGGCTTTGTTGAAAAATTAATATGAAAGGAAACTATCGATATGCGATTTCACATGGACGATAAGCTATATCAATAGAGCTTCATCTCCTTATTCCTAGTATCCCAGTCTCAAGTATTCGTCTGATTATTGAGTTTCTTCTATTtatttctataatatttgtgagataTTTTTCTCATATATTAAGAGTGTGTGTTATCTTTGAAATTACAGTGAGAGGTTGtaatctaaaaaaaatattatggtaGAATTTTTTCATCTTGTCTGTGGCTTTTactctaataatttttaggagtTTTTCGCATAAATATTGGTgtccaattttattatttatgctgCACCTGAGACCAAAAATTAGTATCAGAGctttagtttaaatttttttaaaagtatgaGTATGCTTTGCAGTTGTAGCCTAAACTGATCATCCACATCAGAAAAAAATTgagattattttttattaattggaGATTATTTTTCCAGACTAATAAATTGTTGTATATAAAATAACGAGCATATACGAGATAGAAAAGTTTAATGATATCAATGTTATGTTGTGGAAAATGAAGACACAAATAGTTTTAAGAAATGCGAATTACTTGGCGACTATTGGAGATAGTCTGGGAAAATGACGGACGATGAAAAGTGGAATGGGATGAATGATCAtattgttgccaatttacattTGGTCATGACAGACGAAGTAATAtaaagtatctctgagataaaggTAGCTAAATATATACGAGACACTCTAACAAAAATATATGAGATCAAGTCGCTATATAACaaaattttcctaaagagaTGCTTTATACTCTTTCAGATAGCAGAATTCTCATCGATGATCGAtcatatcaacacactaaatacttTATAATGGGCTcgggctcggggcgtgacacatAATCCATGAttaacaaaatttgtgtctgtCTTCTGcatgactgcacaatgggcctctatagcaactacttcgtattcgtcatcgctttacgaaaatgattaacctaagttgctatagaagtccattgtaagcccattataaactcaatttaaatctttaatttttaagatgtgtgACAAGTGTATCACATCATGGATTCAAGAACAACGTGGAACATGACGTTCCAGATAGAATGGTTTGAACTGTATGAACCAGTTCAAGTGAAtttgtattcatgggaaatgatcatgcttTTGAAATCGCATGGGTCGGtaccatcaaaataaaaatgtttgatgaaATTGTTCACACTTTACAAGAGATACGACATGTGAAGGGGcttgatctttgttggggcctgctagcaacatgtcgtccacatacaacagcaagCTTGTGAACaatgataagtttgagtggtatAGATTCTTAAGTGTTCTAGCAAAAACGTAAATAGTAGAGAATAACAAGATTGAAAATCAATCATCAAATCTCTAAGTGAGAGAAATTTCGACAAAAGAATGATTGGTGGCATATAAGAAATTAAACGAGGTAGGTGACTTTATTGAAAAATTAAGATGGAAGGAAACTACCGACACACAGTTTCACACGGACGAtgagctctataaatagagcatCCTCCCCTTATTCTTAGCATCCCGGTCTCAAGTAGTCGTTTGATTCTTGAGTTCCTCCTATCTATTTCTATAATATATGTGAGGTAGTTTTATCATGTATTAAGAGAGTTTAATATATTTGGAAACAAAACACAGTGAGATGTTGTATctacaaaatattataatagaATCTTTTCATTTTTTCTATAGTTTTTATcgtaataatttttagagatttTTAACGTAAAtctcagtgtccaattttatcttttgttttcatatttatatCTCATTATGTTGCACCTGAGACCAACAATTTATATTATCATCTCTTGACACACGatacattttactatattaattttttttaaaaaaatagtataaacatgtatatttattatatgttacCTTATATGATTCAAGTCTTTAACGATGTCGTGATTTTTGTATGGTAAAAAAATAACATCAGtccgtaatttttttttaaaaatcttactTTAAattaccaattttttttttaaaataccacATCTAAAGcgcttaatttaaatatttttttaacgtTTCCACAAATTTGTTTTACacaaaattacttaaaataaccAATCATCGAGGCGTGAGCAATTTAACATCAACTAGTAGTTTGGAAAAAGGCCaaaaaaaggaagaaaaaaatatatatattccaTTTTCGCCCAACTTCGTCGCCGGATTTGCAAATCAATCTTCATTGGATTCGATTGCCATGTGATGATCCGTGTGGGCCTAATTTCTCCTAATAATTATTCTCATGAGATACACTGCACATAAACAAACGAATCAGGCaaaagtttaatatattttcagatttgattacaaaatatttaaaatccacaaacataatataatattttcccTAAAAATTAGGACATGGTGAATTTGAATATACCTGCTAATGCAACATTTGAATGCCATATTTTTCTGTGGGATGCAGCAGAGTACACTGcgaatataaattattttatttgttaataccaaaaaaaaaaaaaacacattgTTTTCAGTCAGTAATTCAACGATGATTTAAAcaaaatacacacacacatatatatatatactagttcctttgcacacgcgatgcgtgtgtgttcagtcttttttatcattatcgatggactaaagtgaaatttgataaattatggagagactaaattgatatttgaattgttgaaataaaaaaaaaaaataaaagtgtgttgaaatttgaaaaaaaaaagcaaaaacaaaagtgcaatattagtatcatataagggtaaaattggaagaaaaagttggtgtccCCTATGTGGTTATTATCATGTCCTCAcccttaataaaatagaataatatatatatatatatatatatatatatatataaagaaatgGTTTAATTTTAAAAGGTAACCTGAATCACAATTAGTTGTTGAATTCCAGCCTCCACACGTGCATACATCTGTATTTTTATCAATGTCATAGCCACACGATCCACCAGTGGCTTCGCAGGACCAACAAAAGGAAGCATTCCCTTGCAAATAATACTTCACCTGAATACCATAGGCCCATTCTCTCGGACCGCCCACTTTCAACGGGGCCAAGCTATATGTACTGCTGTACCCCTGGCAGTCCAGCCCGGAAAGATTCACGGCCTTCAACGATGTCGCGCAACAATCGGGAGGGCCGGATCCATAGGCTGGGCCCAATTGTCTCGGACCGAACATGTCCCATGCCGGGCACCCGTAATACTCATCACACCCTAGTCCCGACACATTTTGACACGACAAGCCTTGGAAGAGTGGTGAGTGGGCCGAACAACCTAATAGCATGAATACGTTATCGGATGTCGGGATTAAGTGTACGGCGCGCCATGGCTCGACCACAAATCCGTTACCTCGGCCTCCCCATGCTAAGGAGTCACAAGTGGACATGTGAGGGTCGTGTAACACGAGAGTCCCGTACGCATAATCTATATCCAACACGCGGTATGATCCTGAACTAATGTGCAACATCAAGACATTGTTGATGCAAAATAAGAGTTCTCGGAAGCCAGAATGGCCACAGCCTGGTCGAAGAGCGAAAGGGTAATCGACCGTAAGATTCCCGCAAAATGACCTGCATGTGCTACCATGACCATAGCCGATAACTACGTAAATCAGTGTACAAAATGATAGGAACAGAATGGGAAAGAAGAGGGAATTCATGGATGAAGCTGGAGGATTTTGGGAAAGGGATGTGGTTTCTTGAGAAAGAAATAGAGCAAGCACATTTTGATACTTTGCTTGAGAATGGGAATAATAAGATTTTAAGGGggtcttttatttttatatttcaaagtTCTTTTTTGAGGAATATGAGGGAATcttttacataatttttctcACCTTTTAGGGGGCAATTGTGGTTTATTTAAGAAGATACACTGACTTCTGAGGTCGTGTTTTTGCTGTAATTTGCTTTAAACGTTGAAGCTTTGTTGAAGAATTTATAAAGAAGAAATCGTGATGCTCCTTAAATGCTTTGTTGTCAAACTACTTTTGTACGATCCCAATATTTTAAAGACCACGGGATCGCTTGGTTTAAATATAGTTGGACAAGATATTGGATTCGAGATATTCTCACGTATCAATTTTTAAAGAAGCGAAAAAATTTGATACTATAAACAAAGCTCTAAAATATAAATTGGTATAAGTATATAAATGTgtcatttaataataaaataatattttaactcGCTAAACGATTATAAGAATAGACCTTTCTTCTAATGATTGGTGTTAAAGAACTAAAACCACAATGAGCTTGAAGAATGGTAGACAATAttttggatttttccacaaaaatgtatattaaatattttaatatacgCAATGCATATTCCGTAGATGTtacatgatatttaaaa from Primulina tabacum isolate GXHZ01 chromosome 3, ASM2559414v2, whole genome shotgun sequence encodes:
- the LOC142539037 gene encoding uncharacterized protein LOC142539037: MNSLFFPILFLSFCTLIYVVIGYGHGSTCRSFCGNLTVDYPFALRPGCGHSGFRELLFCINNVLMLHISSGSYRVLDIDYAYGTLVLHDPHMSTCDSLAWGGRGNGFVVEPWRAVHLIPTSDNVFMLLGCSAHSPLFQGLSCQNVSGLGCDEYYGCPAWDMFGPRQLGPAYGSGPPDCCATSLKAVNLSGLDCQGYSSTYSLAPLKVGGPREWAYGIQVKYYLQGNASFCWSCEATGGSCGYDIDKNTDVCTCGGWNSTTNCDSVYSAASHRKIWHSNVALAVYLMRIIIRRN